Below is a window of Ahaetulla prasina isolate Xishuangbanna chromosome 1, ASM2864084v1, whole genome shotgun sequence DNA.
TTAGGTTAAATACAGAATACTGAATGCAGAACAATTACCTCTTTGCCATctgtcttccttttatttttatccctGCATACTGAAGATTTCACAGCTGAACTATGACCAGGAATCCCAGGCACTAATGTTTTGACCTCTGAGTTGATTACAGGAGTTTTCACCTAATTTTAAAGGGAAGAAAGATATTTATATGTATCCAAGTACCACTATGTtctgtatttaatatttttgatCAAATTCAACACCTGAACAAATAATTCAAGTAAAACTCAAAacttttcttttgtaaaaatTGCATTGAATAGCTAGTTCATATATATGACAATTTACAATCCTAGAGAAATTCTCCAAAAATTCCCCTACTAGAGTGcctatttcttcataaccatAAATTTGAGAACCCAATTAAGGCATCCATAAATACCAAACTGCTATCAGTTCATCAACTGATACTTACACACGTTTGaactaattaataattaattactgTAATGATTGAGAATGCAATCATTGGAAGGTCACCTTCCAAAATATACGGTCAATATTTTATAGTTCAAATAATGGTTTTGttccaataaagaaataaaagctaaATAAACTTTGATGGAATTCTTTAAATGTATATAGATTAAATGGGTGAAAATCTGATGAAAATATGCTTcacttttccaaatatttttatgcCTTTTGTAGCAAAATTCATAGGGCCTTCCATTATTTTCCTGTACTTATGACAAtggaaacttctgttgctaagcgagacatttttaagtgaattttgccaattttattacctttcttgccacaattaaatgaatcactgcaattattaagttagtaacagttaccgtattttttgctctataagacgcacttccctcccacccaaaaaatgggtggaaatgtctgtgcatcttatagagtgaatattgcGCGGGGAGGGGAGTTGGTGCGGCGGTGGCACCAGGGACAgctggagcctttgctgccaagcagctgattggtggttggatcggcctcctggaatactaccAATCAGCTGTTTTAGGAGGCAGAGATTGCCGCCATCACCTGATCGTCACCCACCCGTTCGCTGATGGGCAACGGTGAATGGCTGGCGATAGGCTCCAGGGATCCCCGGTGGCGgctcagctcagttgactggTGGTGGCGCAATAGAGCGGAGCCCTGACAAGCCATGTGCTGTGGCTGTAATAATATGCTGAAgctaaccaggctgtttgctgcaaggatgctagccagatggatgctgggaggcagaggcagatatttttttcttgttttcctcctctaaagctaatgtgcatcttatactccagagcatcttattgtgtgaaaaatacagtaagtgaatctactttccccattgactttgctggtcagaattttgcaaaaggtaatcacatgacctctgcaatcatcataaacatgaatcagttaccaagcatcttaatcatgtgactatggggatgctgcaacagtcgtaagtgtgaaaaatggtcataagtcacttttgttagTGCTGTTGAACTgcttaagtcgaggattatctgtatttaatCTTACTGAAACATTACGAAAAAATAAATTCCTTCGAATTCACATGCCTTTTCTTTTATTCTCTAAGAAACacaatacatttatatttatcacTTATGGAATTCAATTAGGAGACCGCAGTAACTATTTTACAATACACATAGAACTGCTGACTCCTACTGCTGGACACAATTTATGTACTATATATtacagaaaatattttcaaaatatagcCTATGAATCTAAATGGACATAATTTTCATAAGAAAGGAATGTTCCTAAATTTCCATCTTTATTATCTAATTGCTGAGTACCTGCATCCTATTTTCTTTAGAAATGACCAGTCTTATATGTATTATTAAAGATGTTACAAGTTATTTACAGAATAAACGAGTACATAAAATCGTGATTTATGGATTATATTTAAGAGACATCGGACAAAACCAACAAAACTGACTTTGGACTTCACCCTTAAATAACAGAAAAGACAAATTGACAAATCAGTCCAAACACTAAATGCACATTTTTAATTCAAGAGATAATCCTTCCACAAAATAATCCGTTGAAGTTTTGCTATACAGTCAGAAAATTGTGAAAAAAAGAATTATGTTCTATAATAGCAAGCCAAAGTGTTTTAGACAGCAAttcctttctatccattattctatCCAATCGATGTGCTCAGCCAGCCAAGAGAAGGTGTCTTCAGATAAATTCAGTGAGTGAAACCAATAAGGAGGTCATCACAGCACATCCAAGGATCCGTAAGCATTCACTGTTCCATAGATTAGCATATCATAAACCATGTAGCTAACTTGTAGCACTGGTTTGTTCATCCACGTAAGCATGCAGGTAAACAAAATACGAGTAAAGCAAGCATGAAACTATCTTGTATGCATTCAAAGTGCAATACAGACGTTTAACTGGACTAATTCAACCAAGCACAGAATATGCTGGATATCACTGAAGTAAAGGAGGCAAACGGGTTTAGGTTTTATTCTTTTACAAAACATCTATACTTGTAAAGAACTGAGGATACTGTTAAATTTTAATCTTGTTAAAGTCCATCTCATTTCATATTAACTGATATATCCAATTAGAGAGCAAATATTGATTTCAAATCTCACCTTTGTTACAGCCATTTCTGTTTTCAGGGTCAGTGTCTTCTGAATGTCCCTTACAAAGCAGATGTGTCTTTCCGTAGTATTCAAAGTCTATTAAATGAGGGTGACAAAAAAACTTTTAATACCTTTGTGGGTGTTCTTTTTTCCAAAacacatttaaattatttaaacatttaatCTATGCCCTAATAGTTCTAGAAAAATATCATTACTAAACAGCATGTAACTGTACATAGCGTGCAGAGTTAAGAATATAGatttactgcattttttttcattctgaaatCAGTATTTATTGAAGAAAATACATAAAACATAGAATTTTATTTACAATGCATGTTACTTAGAAAAATAAATCTTATCTAGaacttcaaacaaacaaaaaattacaTTATTAAAATACCAGCTTGGAATTTAAGAAAGCCATACGTACCACTTTCTCAATAACAGGATGTAAGGAACTCCCATACACAAGTAGCAATGACTCTTTATCTGAACAAAACGCAACTGCTAAGATAGGGACTGGCTTTGGTGTGGAATCATTTTCTTCTCCAGGTGTTGCTATCTGGATTGTACATTTGGATGTCAAGGGCTTCTTGCAATAGCTACAGAAAAACAATTTGTtgaaaatataaacaatatttataCTGTATACCTTAATGGTTTCACTTACCATGAAATAATTGAGTTGTCATATATTTAATAACTACAGTATGATTAGCTTTGATACAAGCTTATGTAAATTCAGTTAAGTGGATAAACATTTAATATTGTATGATGCAATATGTTATATAAAGTATTTGTAGGGGGACTTGGTTaagatatatacacacaaacacacagcttGCAGAAAATTAGGCTAAATTGACATTATAACTAAGAAAATTGTCTAGACTTCATATTACTAACAACACTCTGAGAATCATAACTGGACCTGAAGTCAACACGGACTGACTGAAACTAGAAGTACTCTACACGGGAATCTTAGAGGAACACAATACCTATTATTTTCTAATGTGTTAATAAAAAGTCACTGGGCCAAAGTGATAAGGCCAATTGGGCCAATTTACTAAGCTCTGGAATCTGGAGCTGGAATTTATTGAGAAAAATATGCCTTTTTTTCTGTGCTTTGTTTTActctcttcacacacacacacacacacacacacacacaccgccaccACCACAAGAGTTCCACACTTGATTTATAAAGCTGGAATCCATAGGACATCTGCTTTAACTTGGAAAACATTTAGATATACCAGTGAAACGTTATTATTAttggatatttttttattaacaTTGAAACTTGTCTCAGTAATTCTTTCTATaggcttgtttgtttttaaaaacagattaaacaCATGATTCTTTAATCCTAACTTACCCATTCAAAACTTGCTCAAATAAATGCAGTTGTCCATCCCTGCATACCACGGCTATCTTCACTGGCTGAAAAAAACAGAATTTCATCATCGTTAAAAAATGCCATAATCCACTGATTCCAACTATCCATTTATCTTAAACAGACCGAGACTTAAAATAAATCAgcttaaatatataatttattactGATTTATAtcaaaatttccccttttaaaattCATAGACATGGAAATGTTTGTCAAACCCCGAAAGAGctaaatttgttttcattttcagcTCAGTAACAACTTCATGCAATCCAAGAACCTAAACTAATGCTATATTCTTCAATGGAATACTTGTAGCTACCAACACAGCTACCTCTCTTGGGTCTAGCAGATTCTCCATATCACAACATTAAATTAAATGGGAAACTTTTCATGTTGCAAGGCAGAGCAAACTTCAGCATTATCTAGTTCTATGAATGCCACTGGCATACATTCTCTCTGGTATTTTTCAAGATTTCTGATTGGAGCTCTGTTTGGGAGTATAGAAAGAAGCTGGCACTAtagcatttgggggggggggtgaggtggAAGATGCCTTCCACTTAATAGTGTTATGGAAGTGGCCATGTCTACTGGAATGTTTGAGCCTGACAGTTTAAATGAACTGATTTCTACATGTTGTTTACATATTTAAGACACTGCATGTTGAATCTGACTAACCTACAACATACACCTGGTAATATATGCAATTAAAACATGCACTGATTTAAACAGTAAAATTAGGATGGACTAGCAGCCTCCAAGATACTTGCAATTTTAGCTTCTTTTAGTGATACAGGCTTGAACAGAAGCAAAtaattttatgaaatattttaaaaaatgacgaGGGTCAATATTATACCTTATATCTCAACTGTGGAATGAAAAATGTGAATATTCCATTTTGGAAAATCAATGGATTGATTCAAGtcgtattttaaaaaatgcaaatatacttacaatttaaaaatgaacatCATTAATCATAACAGTTATTGTTTACTGACCTCATAAATAATGTTTAGAAAATGCAAAACTGATTTTTTATGCTAGCGATATAAGAAAGTTGAAGATTTTTTTAAgtcatattatttggacttgttcTATTATAGCCTTGCATTGTTTCCCATTTCTATTAATAAAATTTTGGAAAAAATAGCCTAGTTAAGGATATTGATGTGATGTAATATTCctaaaatatggaatttgctatgTAGTCCAGATTTAATTATAAGCTTAGCAATtgaattaactgttttaataataataatacaaattatcATTCATGTAAATAatgtgcatgtgtttgtgtgtgtgtatgtatatgtatataaaattgtaataaatatattttttcatattatAATCACTATTTTTAATTTGCTCTCTTGGTTACTTTTTGACCCACtgcaagaatttaaaaaatggaattaaatgaTTTTAGTTTTTATCCAATAAATGCTATCTATacattgtgcatgtgtgtgtagcaAGCTCAATAATTAATAACACAATGTATGACAATGAAAAGTGCTTATGTGTCATTTTAAGAAGACATGTCTATCTCAAAACATATGACAATGAAAAGTGCTTTTATGTCATTTTAAGAAGACATGTCTATCCCAAAACATtacaaggcttaaaacagacattTTGAATATTCTAAGAAACAAAACGCACTTCAAGACTTTTGTTGTCAGCAAATGaaacaaaagatgttgagagctTTGCTGTGATTATAAAAAACCACTTTTTATGTTCATGAAACAAAACACAATTTCATGCATATCTATAAAAGTTACATTCAAGTACTTTTCTTTACGATTCATTTCAATGAAAATACCAGTTTAGATGGATATATATAAAGCCAAGTAAAGAATTTTTATAGCTACAAATTCTTTGGGCAACTCTTGGTTAACTTCCTTTTCATTCTTCCTGGCATTGTTCAAATTTTGGACAACGTAcataagaaaacagaaataaaccATTAGTCCCTTTCAGATGTAAAAAGTTGGAACTTATAAACTGACTATAACTATGATTGTGTGTTATTAAAAAAGAACTATGGATTGATTCTTTTCTGGAATGATTTACTTATCATACCAAGCCAGAAAGTCACCAACCATATTGCCATGACATTATGTGTGATCTAAATCACTGTTTAGGAAACATAATAATTCATTCTTTTCATTTccaccattttaaaaatgtatttaaaaaatttaaataaatttgaaaaataaagtaaaaaaatataaaaagaaaaaagaaagcagataAGGTATAGATGTTGTCCATATTGAACTTTAAATTGAATATACCAGTTAACATAGTAGAAATCATTAACAGAACTACAAACAGCaaccattacaggtagtcttcgacttacaaccaactTAACAACAGAAGTGATTCAGTAACAACAAtagcaagcaaggtcgtaaaatgggggacattcattttaataactgctgcttagcaacagaaattttgggcccaattgtggtcataaatcgaggattaccattactgaatataaaatcaataccaaAAATTATGGATCATCTAGAAATATGGTTctatggaaaagaaaaccaaatctACAGGTGGCCCAAAATGGAGATCATTAATTCATTTTCATTTGCCATTaaaccagttttttaaaaaatcaccagcTTTTAATTTACCCCCATAGTTATCTAAAGTGGTTTCAATTGTTGCACTAGAACCGTGAtgacgaacctgtggcacgcgtagccatatcaggtGGGCAAGCAAGCTCAGctcccagctgattttcgggccttctgggcccaccagaaatagggaaacaggctgtttcctgcctccagagggttgggggtgggtgggtgggaaaggcctgtttttctctctcacctggttccagagcctctctaggagtctgggggacgaaaacggccttccccatcccctctggaggccgaaaatggcctgcTTGCCAACTTCCGGTAGGATTGGaatgcccattttttgctgtccccagactccagggcctctttaggagtctggggagggagaaaacagccttccccaatccccccggaggtcctccgaggccaaaaacagcccatttgtcaacttccagtcccactgcGCGCAACATCCCCCGACACCCCCCCTCCTGGcatacaatggcaaaaaggttaaccatcactgcactagaataTCAATGTTGAAAAAATAAGCTCTATTTCTTACCTGTTCTTTGCTTTCTGATATTGTCAAGTCAATATGGATTGGCTCATCTGTTACTGTGAAACTCATCACAGCATTCTTTTCTTTCCTGTCTGATCTCACCTGCCTTGAGAAAAACAGGAccagtttaaaaaaatgaaaagacatataaataaaaAGGATTTTGGAGAGCATAAGAACATAAGTAATGCCCTGTTGGAGTGAACCTCTAGCTGATCTGGTACAGCAGTCTGTTCACACAGCGGCCCACCAACTGCACAAAAAGCACACTGATCTCCATATAGATGGCCTTCAGAGGCAGAGGTAATACCCTTGGATTGCCAACACTTTTTGAAAGCTAGACAAGTAGTAGTCAAGACTGTATTTTGTGGTAATGAATTCTAtgaacaaataaagaattatataaagcattgttttcttttgtctGTCCCAATTCTTGTGTGATCTCTGGTTCTAGAATTTTAGGAAGGGGAAAGCAGCTTCTCCTTGCCCATTTTATCCACACCATATATAGAATTCAACTTCTCAAAGATTTCATGCTTGCTATGAATAAAATAATCAGAAAGCAGTATGTAGAATATTCACAGAATAGCTGAGAAATTTTCTTCTACAAACGATATGGAAAAGTCTATggattaattttatattatatgtatgcaCTGTAGTAATCCACAAACCtcatttattttgtgtttttatttcttaCTTTGGGACTAAAGTTTATTATCAAACAGTGATTGTTCGAGTTTGAAAAAAATACATACCATACACTGAGTAACCGGTCATGCATTGCTCCAGATAAGAAATAGAGGCCTGTAATTCCATCAAAAGGTTGATTTTCAGCTGGAGGCCACATTGTGATGAACCTAAGTATTGAGACTGCTGTAGCATGTCCTGTGAAATGCTGAACAAGAAATGTCATTTAGACTGATCAGGAAGATATAGTGTTTAAAATGCATAGAAAAATCCAAAGTTGAGATTCTGTATCCCAGCAAGAATCCATTAGCCCCCAAAATAGTGTCACACAAGAAAGTCATTTTTCCTAAAGAACGGAATGAATTTAGCTTCAGAGTACAGGCAGCGAGGGAACACTTTTTAAATATAGTCACAATCAGGAATTTTAAGTTTTCTGTTGAGCTAAATGAAGAGTGAAAAATTGATACTGTCAACTTCAAAACAGATCAGGCCTGCTGCagccatttttccatttctcagctTGCCACACAGTGTGGGAGGGAGAAAGTCTGGAATCTCAGACCAGACAACAGATCATcccgtgggaaccaaggtcatctcaacaGGTGCTGGCCAGAGACTAATTGCATAATTTGAGACCTGTGACCATATATTTAGAGCTGATTTTGTTTTCATTCCTGCCGAAACGATATACTAATAACAGTTCTTCAGATAATTGAAAGTCTCAGAGTGCTctaattggttgggttcattaGTCAGAACCTTGACAGATAATTTATTTTCTACCACAACTTTTCAAATTCAGTGTTTGAAAGTCTTGTTGCAGCCCAGGAGAATTAATTGCAGTTACTTCTCCTGGGTTGCAACAAGACTTTCAAACTTTGAATGTCAGTAGATCCAATCTTTAGCATTCAATAATGTGATAAATTGATTCTACCAATTATTCCTTCAGATTTCCATGGAAGGTAACATTAACAGAATTTGTGTTTAAAAATCAACTAAACGTCTAAGAATAAGAAGAAACTGGTAAACATTTTTACCCAATGATATTGGAGGGGGAGGGACGGAGAgagggagtgggggaagagaATGCTCATGTTCATTATCATAAAATACtgtaatgataaaaataattatcTTTTCCAAAGTAGTGGGTTTAAGAACCATTAATACTTTCATAattaaacaaacaacaaaccaGACATTATTCCTGTGATGTGTACAGCAATAGTGTTTACAGGAACTCAGATTAACGTTGTCAAATACTGCTGTTGGCAGTGCTCAGACACAGCCAAGGAATTTCATGTCCTCATTCAACTGTCAGCCAGCTGAAACCACCTTTTAAAAGTATCATCACAGCAAACTGTCCAGCAGTTTCCAACTATGCTAATGATATTATTAAACAAGATGAAGTAAAGCAATTGATTAAGGAGTTAAGCTCATTTAGGTTCACTATGTCCCTGAATACATACTCTATAGACTTCTTTGGTCTCCAAGTCCCACAGTTTGATAGTTCGACCTGCTGAAAGTAGTACTTTTCCATCCGGACTGATGCACAATGAGCTCACACTGCTGTTATCTCCTTTCCATTTACTAGTGAATttaggaaaaacaaattaaaaattactgTAATATAGACTTATTTaacaaagggtgtgtgtgtgtgtgtgtgtgtgtgtgtgtgtgtgtgtgtgtgtgtatgtatgtcttAAATCACTAAGACTTTGATTTAGAATCTGAACCCAAAATAttcctttaatattaatattttagccAGAAAAATTCAACCAAAGAGTGAAGGTACAGATTAAGCTGCTTTTCCATGACAAAGCTATTTGGGTAAGAAGGACCCAAATTTTGACAGCCTGTACACACAATATGACTGCCTTGGAAACACTGCTTATTCACAAAATGACTCttacaaacacccactccatttaACTAAAGGTGATGTTCTTCTCAATGAGAACTTTGTAGGGCGCTAAGACATGTCTGGAAATACATGTGATACAAAGTCTGGTAACTGGATTTCTAACATCTAGGAATGTTTTAATTCCATTTGTGTTATAGTTTATATCCAGAGTTTGAAAAATATTATGTGTCTACTTTCACtacctttaaaaaatattctgtccAACCAGAATACCTTATTTTAACATTgagaaattgaagaaaaaaatgtgtttgattctggacttttCCAACTATGTACTTACCATGCTATTTGATAAGCTTTAACGTGCTCAAAATTATTAAATTTTGACTTGAAGACAGCCTGCTCAGACAGCCAAGAGAAAATTATCCTCACTTGGTATCAGAAGTGAGTGAAACCAATTGGGAATCATCACAGCAgggtatttttgttgttgttggaaatCACTTGAAGACTGTACTTTCATTAATAAATGAAATAGGCCAGCTTGTTTATGCAAGATGCTTATTGTTTTATTCCTCATATATAACCAGTAGTTTGAAGAATAGTTTTTATACAATTTTCCCCCTTTACTGCTTACAAAAAGTAAAGATCATAAACAGATGGTTTATATACCTAACAAAAGGTTCAAGTTTCAGTCCTGGGTTTTACATTTCAGAAAGATGTTATCTGTAAAGTATTTTTTCTCTCTTGCAAATTTAAGGTATTTTCCCCTCACAAGATAAACTATGACCAAATATTTATTACACCTTGATTTAAAAATCAAGTATTAGATATATTCTAATAGCCTACAAgataatatttgcatattatattataatgCAAGCGGTGTTACAGTTAATTGTTCCACTGGATTGAAAACATTTCTAAATTTAAATAAAGGAATTGGGCTGCTGAGTAAAAATTAAGTTAGGATCCAAGCACTTTAAACGAAAAAGcaatcacattttattaattcagaaACTTCCATAAGAATGTGTATGGGATTATTCATGATGAATGGATATTTATCTGAAAAGTAAACTACACAGGAATTTCCTTTAGTgattgcaactgtcgtaagttatttctttcctaattttatttatttcaacaatTCTGAGATTCTGAGGGAGTACTTCAATGGTCCTGTTTATCTAACAGAGTTGGCATGCTTCAGGGTCTTCAATTAAGCTTTATTATCTGATGGGACTTATGAATCCTGCCTCCATGACAGCATCCCTCCCCAGAAGTTTGTATTACCCCTAACCTGGCCTCGTTCAAATGAGCCCTTAAAACCTGATCTAGGCCTTGGGTTAGCTTGAGAGGCAATCTCTCAATGGGACTGTTATGTTTGAGATCATGCTTCTTAATAAGGCTCATAATGTTATTTTCTCATTGTTTTGTAAATTTACTTTTAATATTATTGAATAAGCAAATAATATTCAATTTAGTATTTGGAGATGAAAAATCTTACCGTTTCTTTACACATTACTCAATCCTACCTAAGATAAACTGATCTGATGATAgcaaaacagaaattttgagacaCTTATATACTAGGCCAGACTCACCATTTCACTTTACACGTCTGCACATTCCACTCCACAATATGTTTGTCATCTGAACAGCTATATAAACAACCATTGTCCTGATGCCACCGTATGCAGTTTATTTTATTGTCATGCCCATTCTAGGTAAAAAGAAAAGTTATCAGCAAATATGATACTTTCATCAAACCAGTTGTGACCAAAATgctttacaggtggtccttgacttacaaaaatcTTTAAATCTCCTAAAATTGCCCTCCCAAACTAGCCTATTtgtatcacataaaaagattttaAGAGGCAAAGTCATTATCTTAAGCTGCTTTATTTCTGAAAGCACAAATTTTACTTACACCTTATGTCTCCTAATTTCCCCCAGACAGAAACATAGCTTTgagtatcttttttacattgttaaTACTCCTAGCATATTGGGAGGGCTAAATAAATAACGCCAACCACTTTGCTAGTGTTACCACCACTCTAGccttagataaaaaaaaaaaaaactgctatcCCAGACTGATAAAACATTGCACACCTAAGCTTTTGTTTAACAACTTTAAGTTAATTGTCTCTTAACAGAAAAATAATGTTGCTATATATCATACTTACTAGTTTACTCTGTAATTCTCCTTTGACTGTGCTGTATAATAAAATGCCACCAACAGCAGTACCAATAGCCAAAAGATCTAACTGTTCAGCTGCTTCTACAATTTCagatttcctcttcttcctttgagGACCTTCCTGTAAAACAGTTAAAATAGCCTGGATATTAAATAACAATTTTACAAGACATATGAAATAAAAGCATATTCAAAATTGTCAGGGAGTATAAACACAGAATCCTCATGCCTTTGCACACTTTGAAAAGAGTGCTGAATTGCTCTATCAACATAATCCAAGCTCAAACCTAACAGTCATCTTTATCTTGTTAAAATCCAGCTAATATAAAGAACCTTCAATTCTGCTGAGCAAACATGAA
It encodes the following:
- the WDR43 gene encoding WD repeat-containing protein 43, with protein sequence MAAAAGARGEGASAGEREQAAAFESPIYVTGSPCAFSPHERRLLALSGPDGRLRVWETASSRLHHEYVPSAHLSAACTCLAWAPPTVGGGRPPPSKEGPQRKKRKSEIVEAAEQLDLLAIGTAVGGILLYSTVKGELQSKLNGHDNKINCIRWHQDNGCLYSCSDDKHIVEWNVQTCKVKCKWKGDNSSVSSLCISPDGKVLLSAGRTIKLWDLETKEVYRHFTGHATAVSILRFITMWPPAENQPFDGITGLYFLSGAMHDRLLSVWQVRSDRKEKNAVMSFTVTDEPIHIDLTISESKEQPVKIAVVCRDGQLHLFEQVLNGYCKKPLTSKCTIQIATPGEENDSTPKPVPILAVAFCSDKESLLLVYGSSLHPVIEKVTLNTTERHICFVRDIQKTLTLKTEMAVTKVKTPVINSEVKTLVPGIPGHSSAVKSSVCRDKNKRKTDGKEESIEDRLSAMDIDVMKVKQPSGSLPQTDNFAVLLVQGLESSDPVILNKVLQTKKEAVIKKTVARIPVYSVIPLLRELTKRLQGHPYSASQMVRWLKPVLTMHASYLSTLPDLASQLGTLYELMESRVKTLQKLSRLHGKLYLIITQVAALEQIQDVPAIDQTAKLVYEEESSDDGSDDEMAAERDSDENWDEDEEKEDENDDKDEQSDDEQEMAIEKEINGESDLDPENESEEE